A stretch of Haloprofundus halophilus DNA encodes these proteins:
- a CDS encoding thioredoxin family protein has protein sequence MTVRLKDFYADWCGPCKTQDPILEELEADYADVDFEKVNVDEEQDVANQYQVRSLPTLVVENDEGVVDRFVGVTQREDIEAALQEAGA, from the coding sequence ATGACTGTTCGACTCAAGGACTTCTACGCAGACTGGTGCGGCCCGTGCAAGACGCAGGACCCGATTCTCGAAGAGCTGGAGGCCGACTACGCCGACGTCGACTTCGAGAAAGTGAACGTCGACGAGGAGCAGGACGTCGCCAACCAGTATCAGGTTCGCTCGCTGCCGACGCTCGTCGTCGAGAACGACGAGGGCGTCGTCGACCGGTTCGTCGGCGTCACTCAGCGCGAGGACATCGAGGCGGCGCTGCAGGAAGCGGGCGCGTAG